One Carassius carassius chromosome 20, fCarCar2.1, whole genome shotgun sequence DNA segment encodes these proteins:
- the LOC132096015 gene encoding C2 calcium-dependent domain-containing protein 4C-like, protein MWLLEKIRGSVEGNILRQGDSADKQSKAPTYSNVLTPDKIPDFFIPPKLVCCPPEEESPEMKPKNGLHSSSSEQTICCKTPQGSPRSPRLINKLAGDTKNLLKAANRHIIQIESADDLVVGEVGDLNTNADPQSQTAMSLPYVPKAQTSYGFATLMESPHTRRKESLFHSDPTSPLTSPNTQRKSQGNHLNPSDCNVSHSNPYRYFSGGESDTCSSAESSPFNSPLLSRSASLIKMFTHETQAKVSRAKRSFGRHSSLSTDECSSVETSPNIQRRFRCPPSPAFRGRKHGGNMDRFTQHTVNLHKGGTLRICTDYDIDAARLHVRVLAAEALYDKQYDVKSINCCVALYLNPGKLQKQRSTIIKNSRNPVFNEDFYFDSLPVVQVKNLAIKMKVVNKGTSLKRDTLLGEREVPLKELLSGI, encoded by the coding sequence ATGTGGCTGCTGGAAAAGATCCGTGGTTCAGTAGAGGGAAACATTCTCCGGCAGGGAGACTCGGCTGACAAACAGAGCAAAGCCCCCACCTACAGCAACGTCCTCACCCCTGACAAGATTCCAGACTTCTTTATTCCGCCCAAATTGGTGTGCTGCCCTCCAGAAGAGGAGTCGCCGGAAATGAAACCAAAAAACGGGCTCCATTCTTCCTCGTCAGAGCAGACCATATGCTGCAAGACACCACAGGGCAGTCCGCGCAGCCCGCGCCTCATTAACAAGCTGGCTGGAGACACCAAGAACTTGCTCAAAGCTGCAAACCGCCACATCATCCAGATTGAGAGCGCAGATGACTTGGTGGTTGGGGAAGTGGGGGATCTCAATACAAACGCTGATCCCCAGTCGCAGACGGCTATGTCCTTGCCCTATGTACCCAAAGCACAAACCTCCTATGGTTTCGCTACGCTCATGGAAAGTCCTCACACGAGACGTAAAGAGTCCCTCTTCCATAGCGACCCCACAAGTCCCCTCACCTCTCCCAACACCCAACGCAAGTCGCAGGGCAACCACTTAAACCCTAGCGACTGTAACGTCTCCCATTCCAACCCCTACCGGTACTTCAGTGGAGGGGAGAGCGACACTTGCTCCTCGGCTGAGTCCTCCCCGTTTAACTCCCCTCTGTTGTCCCGTTCCGCATCCCTCATCAAGATGTTCACCCACGAAACCCAAGCCAAAGTGTCCCGAGCCAAGCGCTCCTTCGGCAGGCACAGCTCTCTCTCCACAGATGAATGCAGCTCTGTGGAGACAAGCCCGAATATTCAAAGGCGCTTCCGTTGCCCTCCTTCTCCGGCATTCCGAGGACGCAAACACGGGGGCAACATGGATCGCTTCACACAGCACACCGTCAACCTCCACAAGGGAGGAACGTTACGCATCTGCACAGACTACGACATTGACGCTGCCAGGCTTCACGTCCGCGTGCTGGCGGCCGAGGCCCTCTACGATAAGCAGTACGATGTAAAGAGCATCAACTGTTGCGTGGCTCTGTACCTGAACCCGGGTAAGCTCCAGAAACAGCGGAGCACCATTATCAAGAACAGCCGGAACCCTGTCTTCAACGAGGACTTCTACTTTGACTCCCTTCCGGTTGTGCAGGTGAAAAACCTCGCCATCAAGATGAAGGTAGTCAACAAAGGCACCAGTCTGAAGAGAGATACCTTATTGGGAGAGAGGGAGGTACCCCTGAAGGAGTTGCTTTCTGGGATCTAG